A DNA window from Sporosarcina sp. ANT_H38 contains the following coding sequences:
- a CDS encoding protein kinase family protein, protein MNTFQELAKTVIIGKKNRLIGYDDSLILVGTGRSAFVFRVKTTTKAIKVFFPDFIHIAKEEAAIYNILQDITYYPAIYDSGSNYIVMDFIDGQTLFECLTQGKLITAAHLNEIDYALSLASNLALNPSDIHLRNIFITSNDEIIIIDVARFRQTKDCKQWDNLKMAYHQVYTRWYFAKKMPAPLLNVFAFLYKKGLIPFYRS, encoded by the coding sequence TTGAACACTTTTCAAGAACTCGCGAAAACAGTTATCATTGGAAAGAAAAATCGACTTATTGGCTATGATGACTCTTTAATACTTGTTGGAACAGGGAGAAGTGCGTTTGTTTTTAGAGTTAAGACAACTACTAAAGCGATCAAAGTATTTTTCCCTGATTTCATCCACATCGCGAAAGAAGAAGCAGCTATTTATAATATTCTTCAGGATATTACTTATTACCCAGCTATTTATGATTCAGGATCGAATTATATTGTTATGGATTTTATTGATGGTCAAACTCTTTTTGAATGTTTGACTCAAGGAAAGCTTATTACGGCAGCTCATTTAAATGAGATAGATTATGCGTTATCATTAGCTTCAAATCTGGCATTAAATCCTTCTGATATTCACTTGCGCAACATTTTTATCACTTCAAATGATGAGATTATTATCATTGATGTCGCACGTTTCAGACAAACGAAAGACTGCAAGCAATGGGATAACCTGAAAATGGCTTATCACCAAGTTTACACGAGGTGGTACTTTGCGAAGAAGATGCCAGCTCCACTCTTAAATGTATTTGCGTTCTTATATAAAAAAGGACTGATACCGTTCTATAGGTCATAA
- a CDS encoding DUF3817 domain-containing protein, with protein sequence MLKNTLGRFRFIGILEGSSLLMLLFIAMPLKYWFGMPNAVTIVGTLHGYIFLVYIVAIVYTMIAVKWPFRFTIGALLSAFIPFGNFILDRRLKNLKTN encoded by the coding sequence ATGTTAAAAAATACTTTAGGACGTTTTCGTTTCATCGGTATATTGGAAGGCAGTTCTCTACTAATGCTATTGTTTATCGCGATGCCTTTAAAGTATTGGTTCGGTATGCCGAATGCAGTAACAATCGTAGGAACACTTCATGGCTATATATTTCTTGTTTATATCGTAGCTATTGTATATACGATGATAGCGGTGAAATGGCCGTTCAGATTTACAATTGGCGCCCTACTTTCAGCGTTCATCCCCTTTGGTAATTTCATTTTGGACAGGCGACTCAAGAACTTGAAAACGAACTAA
- the glnA gene encoding type I glutamate--ammonia ligase — MRNYTKEDIRKFVAEEHVNFVRLQFTDILGMIKNVEIPISQLEKALDNKMMFDGSSIEGFVRIEESDMYLIPDLNTWMVFPWPSGKGRVARFICDVSLANGLPFTGDPRGNLKRVLKEMNELGFTDFNLGPEPEFFLFKLDENMQPTMELNDNGGYFDLAPMDLGENCRRDIVLELEEMGFEVEASHHECAPGQHEIDFKYADVLTACDNIQTFKLVVKTIARKHGLHATFMPKPLFGVSGSGMHCNVSLFKDGENAFVDEQGELKLSKTAYQFMAGVLEHVRGFTAVTNPTVNSYKRLVPGYEAPCYVAWSAQNRSPLIRIPASRGISTRIEVRSVDSAANPYLALAAILKAGLDGIKRELEPPNPVERNIYEMEQSELKELGIDTLPTDLDHALIALSEDTIIQDALGEHIFANFMEAKKREWESFRTNVHPWEIERYMKMY, encoded by the coding sequence ATGAGGAATTATACAAAAGAGGATATTCGCAAATTTGTAGCAGAAGAACATGTGAATTTCGTTCGACTTCAGTTCACCGATATTTTAGGAATGATCAAGAACGTGGAAATTCCCATCAGTCAGCTCGAAAAAGCACTTGACAATAAGATGATGTTCGACGGATCTTCAATCGAAGGATTTGTACGTATTGAGGAATCCGATATGTACCTTATACCGGATCTTAACACTTGGATGGTATTCCCGTGGCCCTCAGGTAAAGGAAGGGTTGCACGGTTCATCTGTGATGTTTCACTTGCTAATGGTTTGCCATTTACAGGCGATCCCCGCGGCAATTTAAAACGTGTATTGAAAGAAATGAATGAGCTCGGGTTCACTGATTTTAATCTTGGACCAGAACCAGAATTTTTCTTATTTAAACTTGATGAAAATATGCAACCGACAATGGAATTGAACGACAATGGCGGCTATTTCGACCTTGCCCCAATGGACCTAGGAGAAAACTGTCGACGTGATATCGTCTTGGAACTAGAAGAAATGGGCTTCGAGGTTGAAGCATCTCACCACGAGTGCGCACCAGGACAGCACGAAATCGACTTTAAATATGCGGATGTACTGACCGCTTGTGACAATATTCAAACCTTCAAACTTGTCGTTAAAACAATTGCACGCAAACACGGTTTGCACGCAACATTCATGCCAAAACCCCTTTTCGGCGTCAGCGGATCAGGTATGCATTGTAACGTTTCCCTATTCAAAGACGGTGAAAATGCTTTCGTCGACGAGCAAGGCGAATTGAAGTTAAGTAAAACAGCCTATCAGTTCATGGCTGGTGTCCTCGAACATGTACGAGGTTTTACAGCAGTGACAAATCCAACCGTCAATTCATACAAACGGCTCGTTCCGGGTTACGAAGCACCCTGCTACGTAGCGTGGTCCGCGCAAAACCGTAGCCCTCTCATACGGATTCCAGCATCTCGGGGCATCAGTACACGGATTGAAGTCCGTTCTGTTGATTCGGCAGCAAATCCCTATCTTGCGTTAGCTGCTATACTAAAAGCAGGCTTAGACGGTATTAAGCGCGAACTCGAGCCACCAAATCCCGTCGAGCGCAACATATACGAAATGGAACAGTCCGAACTAAAAGAGTTGGGTATTGACACGTTACCGACTGACCTCGACCACGCTCTCATAGCGCTCTCTGAAGATACAATTATCCAGGACGCTCTAGGCGAGCATATCTTCGCAAATTTCATGGAAGCGAAAAAGCGAGAATGGGAAAGTTTCCGAACTAATGTACACCCTTGGGAAATTGAACGCTATATGAAGATGTACTAA